TCGCCCGTTGTTGATCGATAGATTGACCAACCGCCCTTTTGGCACGCTACACAAAGCCTCTTCCGATCAGAAACAGCGACAGTCCGTCCCGCGATTGAATCGCATCCTTCCTGATGCAGTACAATCGCCGCTTTTCATTGCCAACCAGCCGGGCATTCCGATGATCGAACCCAAGCGCGTCTTGCGCGCCCTCGCTGAACACTGGGCATTGCTAGAGCCGCTGTGTGAGCATTTCGACCAAGGCACATTGAGCCTCAACGAACTGCGCACGCAACTGGCCGCCCAACAACTGGACAGCACGCCGCAGGACATCACCAGCCTGCTTGACGTGTGGATTCGCCTCGACATTCTGGTTCCGGTGGCAAAAAGCCCGAACCGTTTCGAGCTGAACGCGCAGATTCACGACTTTCTCGCTTACCTGCGCCGTGAGCACCGCCTCGGCCTGTGCCTGGAAATCGAAGCCTACCTGCGCCACCTCGAACGTCTGGCCGGCTACATTCAGGACGCGTTCGACGTTCGCGATGGTCACGACCTCGCCCGCCAGTTGCGCTTGCTCGACATGCGCGTGCGCGACGTGCTGAAGAAACTCGACAATGACGAACAGGCACTGGTGGCGGTCGCCGAACGTGCCAAGACCAGCGACCGGCAGATTCCGCTGCGTCAGCGTTACGCCGAAGTGCTGGCGACCTGGGATGAATACGTCGAGCCGATGATCGATCTGGTCAACGCCGACGGCGCGTTCGAACAAGGCGTGCGCAAGGTCGAAACCGTGTTGCTGAAAATGCTCAGCGAACAACAGCGCCTCGGCCATCTGGTCGATGACGACATGCTCCTGCGCACGCACGCGCGCATCCTCGAAATGCAGACCAGCGCCCAACTGACCCTGCGCCATGCCCGCGAACTGTTACTGCCGCTGCGCGAAGAAGCGCGCCGGCATAACGCCGTGACCCGTGGCGCCGCACTGGCGCTGGCGGCGATTCGGCGTAAGGGCATCGATGCTGTGCCGCAGGCCGCGATGCCGCTGTTCACCCGCCCGCAAAGCACTTTCCTTGGCAGCGCCAGTCAGGTCGAAGCCTATGTCTATGCCCTGGCGCGTTTCGAGCCGAAACCGGCGCGCTTCCCCAAGGCCCACAAGACGCACAAGACTGGCGATGCGCCACGGGCGCCGCGCACCGTGCGCGAAATGGTCGATCGCTGCGAAGAAGCTCTGCCGATGCCGGATCTGATGACCTGGCTGCTCGAACAGGAACCGGACGGCGCCACCGACGAATTGCTGTACTGGTTCTCGCGCCTCTCGCGGGAAAAACGCTTCAAGCGCGAGCGTCTGGAACGCCGCGAATACCACACTCACGAGCACCAGGTCAGCCTGCGCTCCTTCGCCCTGCTCTCGGCCAGCGACTCTGCCTCCGAGAATTCTGCGAGCATCCCCAATGCATCTTGATCTTTCCGAACTGTCGCAACTCGCGCCAATCTTCCGCGAGCTGTTCAAGGGTTACCACGTCAGCCGCCGCGACCCGGAGCTGTACGCACAACTGTCGAACTTTCAGGATCAATACCGCACGCTGTTCAAGGCGCTGGGTTTTGAACTGGTCTGCGACACCCGTGGTTTCTACTACTTCGTGCCGGACATGGCCGCTGCTGCGGTGAACAAGACCGCCCAGCGTCTGGCGCTGTTCACCTTCATCCTCGTCGAGCATCTGGCCGATCAGGGCCGCGACCCGATCGCCGTGCTCGATGGCGGCAGTCTGGGCCGCGAAGAGTTGCCGTCGCTGCTGGACAAATACCGCGACCTGTTCATTCAGGCCGAAGTGCAAACCGTCGAAGAACTTGAAGAAAAGATCATGCGCCGCATGACCCAGCTCGGTTTCGCCGGCGAAGAAAACGGCGTGTATCGCTTCCTGCCGCCGATGCACCGTTTCCTCGATGTTTGCCTGTCGGTGCAACAAGACCGCGACCTGGCGGCCAGCGTGCACAGCGTTCTGCCATTGCCGGCACCGGTGCTGATCGACGAAGAAGCCGAAGCGAAATTCCTCGCCACCGACGATCCGCTCGATCTCAGTGAGTTTGAAGAAAGCGAAGAAGACGCACTGGCCCGCGCCATTGCCGAAGAACAGGAGTCCGATGCATGAGCCAGGAACGCTACGGCATCCGCCGCTTTGCCCTTTTGAACACCGCCGGTTACAGCCTCGGCCTGTTCCCGCTGGAAGAACCGTTGTCGGTTTATGGCGCGAACAACCTGGGTAAATCGGCGTCGATCAACGCTTTGCAGTTTCCGATTCTGGCGCGCATGTCGGACATGAGTTTCGGCAAATACAGCCTCGAACAATCGCGGCGCTTCTACTTCGCCTCCGACACCAGCTACATCCTCGTCGAAGTCAATCTGCCCCACGGTCCGCACGTAATCGGCGTGGTCGGTCGTGGCCCGGGCGGTGGTTTCGGTCACCAATTCTTTGCCTACGCCGGCAAGCTCGATCTGACCCACTACCAGAAAAACGACACCTGCCTGCGTCAGAAAGAGCTATTCAGCAATCTTGAAAAAGAAGGCCTGAAAGCTTACGAACTCAAGCCTGATGAACTGCGTCGCTTGCTCGTCGGCGGTCACACTTCGATCCCGCTCGACCTGACGCTGATCCCGCTGCGTTCCACCAGCGAGCAGAGCCTGAAGACCTTCCGCGCGTTGTTCATCAACCTGCTGCACATGCGCGAAATCACCGCGGCCAAGCTCAAGCAACTGTTCCTTGATGCGTTCGAACACAGCCTGCGTTCGGGCAGCGTCGATTACATCGCCGCGTGCGAAGAAGCCTTCCGCGACGTGCGACGCATGGAGCAGGACTACAACTCGCTGGTGGCTGCCGGCCCGCTGGTCGAAGCCTTGGCCAACGGCGTGAAACAGCGTGACGTGCTGCGCGGCAAACTGCATCGCCTGTCGCCGCTGCTCGATTCCTTGCTCGGCACCTGGTCGGACTACGCCAGCGCGCGCAAGGAAGAGCTGACGATTCAGGCCGAGCACTACCGTCGCGAGCAGGACGATCTGCAAAACGATCAGCGCGGCGGCACTCAGGAACTGATGCGTCTGGAACGTGAAATCTCCGGCATCCAGCGTTGGCTCGGCGAACTGTCGGTGTTGAAGAATCGCTTCGCGCTGGTCGATGACGTGAAAGTTCTCGAGCAACAATTGCTCGCGGCCAAGGATGCTCACGATGAACTGGCTGGGGCCTTGGCACAGTCGCGTCAGTTCAGCGCTGAGGATCTCGAAGAGCGACTGCGCGAACTGGAAAAACGCCTGAAGTCGGTGAAGCAGCAGCTCGATCATGCCGACAACAATAGTTATGCGCGTCTGCGCGAAGAGTTCTCCCAGCAGGACGTCGAGCGCCTGATGCGCTTGTTCAACAGCGCGCTGTTCAGTCTGCCGCTGGGCGAGCACGGCATCACCCTCGACGAAGACGGCCAGTGGGTGAAATCGGTTGAGCTGATTCTTGATGGCTTCAAGGGCGAGCGCTTCGAAGTGCCGGGCCTGTCGATTGATATTTCGCACATCGAGCCGCCGGCGCTGCAAGCACTGGCCGACCGCGCCGCGCTGCGTGACCAGAAAGAGCGTCTGGAAAAAGAGCTCAAGCAGCTGAAAACCCAGCAAGCCGTGGCCTCCGACCGTGCCGCGAGCAAGACCCAGACTGAAGCGCTGTACCAGCAAGTACTGGACGCGCAGAAAGCGCTGGAAGACTTCCGCCGCACCCAGACGCTGAGCGCCGAAGAAGGCGACAAGCTCGAGCAACTGGCGCAAATGGAAGCCGCACAGGACGAACTCAAGCGTTCCAGCGATGCCTTCACCGAGCGGGTGCAGCAACTCTCCGCCAAGCTGCAACTGGTCGGCCGCCAGATCGCCGATATGGAAGCCAAGCAACGCACTCTCGACGACGCCCTGCGCCGCCGTCAGTTGCTGCCGGCAGATCTGCCGTTCGGCACGCCGTTCATGGACCCGGTCGACGACTCGATGGACAACCTGCTGCCGCTGCTCAACGATTATCAGGACAGCTGGCAGGGTCTGCTGCGTGCCGACGGCCAGATCGAAGCGCTGTACGCGCAGGTGCGCCTCAAAGGCGTGGCCAAGTTCGATAGCGAAGACGACATGGAACGCCGTCTGTCATTGCTGATCAACGCTTACGCGCACCGCACAGATGAAGCGCTGACCTTGGGCAAGGCCCGTCGCGCGGCGGTTACCGACATCGCCCGCACCCTGCGCAATATCCGCAGCGACTACGACAGCCTTGAGCATCAACTGGCGCTGTTCAACCGCGAGATCAACAAGCGTCAGGTTTCCAACCTGCAGAGCTTCCGCATCGTCCTTGCGCCGAACAAGGAAGCGCTCAAGCACATCGACCAGATTATCCACAGCGCCGGCCAGTACGAGGAAGGCGAAACCCTGTCGGTGTTCGATCTGAGCCAGAGCGCCGAGCAGGACAACAAGAACGAAGAGGCCAAGGAATATCTGGCGCGGCTGGTGGCGGCAAACCACAACCAGCTCGGGCTTAAGGATCTGTTCGAATTGGCCTTCGAAATCACCAAGGTCAATGGTCAGCCAGTGATCCACACCGATATCGACGGTGCGGCGTCCAACGGCACCACCATGACCATCAAGGCGCTGACCAACATGTACTTGTTGCTGCACTTGATGGACCGCGACCTTGCCGGGCGCGTGCGTCTGCCGTACTACCTCGACGAGGCAGCGGACATCGACGAGAAGAACCAGGCAGCGTTGCTGGAAACCAGCCTGCAGCTGGGCTTTGTGCCGATTCTGGCGAGCGTGAAGCCGCAGGTCTGCGCCAGTGTCGCCATCGACCTGGAGGGTGGCAGCGGACCGGCGGGCATCTACATCGATGAGGCGGACTGGAAGTACATCCGTCGCCATGATGTGGTGAAGGCAACGTTGAATGTTGAAGCGGACGAGCCGGAGCTGGATGCGGTTTGATCGGCTTTAGCTGAAGGAAATACAAAGGGCCGCGATCCGATGGGATCGCGGCCCTTTTTTTGGCTTGGAAGTTGTGTTGAATTTGCCGGTCCTATCGCTGGCAAGTCGAATCGTCGCACCGCAGCTCCCACAGGTTTGTGCGTCATACACATATTTTGTGCACACCACCTACCACTGTGGGAGCTGGCTTGCCAGCGATGGCGTCTTTGTAGGCGCCGCGAGGTTACTTACCGAGCGAAATCTTCGGCGCCCAAGTCAGCCACTCATCCTCAAACTTGTCGAACAACGGGAACGTCTGCTCCGCCCGCGCCGGGCTGCCCATGCGCTCGCCGTCCGGCGTTGCGAATGCGATGCCGCCCTGAATCAGCGTTTCCAGCGACTCGGTTCGCACCGTGACACCTTTGAACAAGCCGTAATCGAAACCCACACCACTGGTGTTCCAGAAGCGGCTGCCGCTGCGCACCAGCGGCGCGTATTTCGGCTCGATCAGGATGTGCACCAACACCCGGTCGGCCGTCTGACCCAATTCATATCCGGTGACCTTACCCACGGCAATTTCCCGATACGTCACCGGCACGCCAGGCTTCAGCGAACCGCGACGTTCAGCACTCAACACCAGACTCAAACCGGCTTCCTGCTTGCTGACTTCGGGCGCTTGCGCCAAGGCGACAAACTTGCTTTGTGGCCCCAGATTTTTTGCCGGCGGCTGGACCTCAATATATTTACCCGTGACCAGGGTTTCGAGGTTTTCCGTCTTGATCAGGCCAAGCTCCGGTTTGACCACCCAGAACTGGCTGCCGACGCGCGCAATCTTCTCCGGCACTTCCGTAATACGCGCAGTGAGGATGACCGCTTGCATATCGTCCGTCAGATCAACGCTCTCGATCTTGCCGACATCCAGCCCCTTGAAGCGCACCGGCGTGCCGCTGCTCAAACCGTCGGCGCGATCGACCTTGATGGTCACCAACGTGCCTTTCTTGTTGGCCTCGTCGTGATCGGCGAACAAACGGAAACGCGGGATACGTTTTTTCAACGGCGCATTGGTTTGCGGAGTTTCGAAGGCAATGCCGCCGGCCATCAGAGTTTGCAGCGATTCGCTCTTCACCTGGATCCCGCCCGTCAGGCCCCCGGTCAGGGTGATGCCGCTGACATTCCAGAAGCGCGTCGAGGCATTGACCAGGTTTTCGTATTCTTTCTCGATGTGCACGCCGATGACCACTTGCTTGCGGGTTCTCGAAAACTGATAGCTCTGCACCGAGCCAACCTTGACCTGCTTGTACAAAATCGGGCTGCCGACTTCTATCGAGCCGAGGGCATCAGTGAACAGCACCAGATGCAGCCCCGGCGAACGCAGATCCAGCGGCGGCGCTTTGGGTCGGGCTTCGAACTCGCGTTTCGGTGCCGCGCCTTTATCGCCGGGACGCACGGCGATGTAGTTACCCTTCACCAAGGCTTCCAGCCCGGTGATCCCGGCCAGGGAGATCGACGGTTTGACCACCCAGAATTGCGTGCCGTCGACCAGATAGTCTTCTGCCAATGGATCGAGTGTCAGCTCGGCGGTGGCGCTGTTCAAATCCGGATCGACCTTCAACGCCTTCAGGTTGCCGACCTGAATGCCTTTGTACATGACGGGTGTCCGCCCGGCCTGCAGTCCTTCGAAGTCACTGAGTTTGACTTTGACGCGGATCCCGGCAGCGGCCGCGTCGAAGTCTTCATAAAGACGGAACGGCAGGCTCGGATCGGTGGCCGGGCTGTCCTTGCGATTCTCCGGCGTCGCGAAGGCAATACCGCCGGCGACGATGCTGGCCAGTGATTCACTACGGACTTTGACGCCGGACAGGTTGGCGTCGATGCTGATGCCGCTGGCATTCCAGAAACGCGTGTGTTTGCGCACCAGTTTGGCGTAGGTCGGCTCGATGAAGACTTTCAGTTCGACCGTGCTTTGGTCTTCCGAAAGCAGGTAGCTTTTGACTTGGCCAACTTTGATCTGCTTGTAGAACACCGGGCTGCCGCGATTCAGCGAACCGAGCCGATCCGCTTTGATGGTCAGATGCAAACCGGGTTTGGCGTCGGACAGCGGCGGCTCTTCGGCCAGCGCCTTGAACTTGCGAACGGGCTCGCCTTCACCGGGGCTGATGGCCACGTAGTTACCTGACACCAACGTTTCCAGACCCGTGATGCCGGCAAGGGTCACGCTCGGTTTGACCAGCCAGAAGCGCGTGCTGGTCTTGAGGTATTGCTCGACGTCCTTGTTCATCTCGATGGTGGCGATGACTCCTTTGGAGTTGCCTTCATCATCGAGCTTCAGCGTTTTGACCTTACCGACCGACATGCCTTTGTAGACGACTTCAGTCTTGTTGGCCTGGATGCCTTCGCCACTTTCGAAACGTACCTGAATTTCGATGCCGGTTTCGGACCAGGCACGCCAGCCCAGCCAGCCGCCGATGATCAGTGCGATCAGAGGCAACACCCAGATGGCAGACCAGTTCGAAGCCGGTCGGGTTTTCGCTACGGGCAAATCAGTCATGGTCGTCGTCCGACTCCGTGTTATCCCAAATCAGTCGGGGATCGAAAGTTACTGCGGCGAGCATCGTCAGAATCACCACTGTGGCGAAGGCGATGGCGCCAAGATTGGCTTCGACACTGGCAATCCGGCCGAAGTTGACGACCGCCACGAGAATGGCGATCACAAAAATATCGAGCATCGACCAGCGGCCAATGAACTCGATGAAGCGGTACATCCAGATACGCTGACGTGCCGACAACGGCTGATGTCGCTGCACCGAAAACAACAGCAGCGCGATGCCGACCAGTTTGAAAGTGGGCACGAGAATACTGGCGATGAACACCACCGCGGCAATCGGGATCATGCCGTGCTGCACCAGCTCAATGACGCCGGACATGATGGTGCTCGGTTCACCCTGGCCCAGAGAACTGACCGTCATGATCGGCAAGACATTGGCCGGGATGTAGATGATTGCCGCAGTGATCAACAGCGCCCAGGTCCGGGTCAGGCTGTTCGGACGGCGAGTGTGAACCTGCGCGCCGCAACGGGTGCAGCACTGCTCATCGACGTCAGGTTCCTGCCTGTTCAATTCATGACATTCGGTGCATACCAGAATGCCCGCATCAATCGCCCGCATGGGCATCCTCTCCTGATAATGCCTGCCAGATCTGATGCGGTGACATCACCACTTCCAGCCAGACTTGTACCAATAACAAGCCGATGAAACATCCCAGCCCCAGGCCGACGGTGATCGCTGCCATATCCGCCAGTTTCACGATCGCGACGAGGACGCCCATGAGGTAAACCTCGAGCATTCCCCAGTCTCTGAGGTGATGGTAGATACGGTAGAGCAGCAAGCCGTAACTGCGACCGAGATTGAAGCGAATCGTCAGTAGCACGAACAACTGGCACAGTAATTTGATTAACGGTATAGCCATGCTGCAGAGGAAGACGACAATCGACACTCCCTGCATGTCGGTATTGAACAGACCTACGACGCCGCTCCAGACCGTATCCTGCGAAGTTTGTCCGAGGATATTGAGTTGCATGATGGGTAAAAAGTTTGCCGGTACGTAAAGTAATAACGCAGCAATGACCAAGGCGAGACTGCGCTGCACCACGTTATGGCGATGCGCATACAACTCGTAACCGCAGCGCGGACAGAGGGCCTTCTCGCCATGGGCAAGTGCCGGCTTGCGCATCAGCAGGTCGCACTCGTGACAGGCTATCAAGTCTTCCAGCGGTAAATCTGACAGCCCGGGGGCGTCAACCGATTCTGACATACAGGCTCTGGCTCCGAAAAAGATAGGGCTATTCTAGTGTTCCGCTTGGAAAATAACTGTTCAAATTTGTTCGTCGCGGCGAGTAAAAACTTTCTCGCAGGCAAAACAAAACCCCAACTGCTTTCGCAATTGGGGTTTCGGAATTTAATCTTGACGATGACCTACTCTCACATGGGGAAACCCCACACTACCATCGGCGATGCATCGTTTCACTGCTGAGTTCGGGATGGGATCAGGTGGTTCCAACGCTCTATGGTCGTCAAGAAATTCGGGTACCGAACCGTGGCCAGCTGGCCTCGCTTCAGCAAATCGGGTATGTGACAGCTAGGTGTTTGTGCGTTTCGAACTTTCGGTTCGTTTCGTCTTCACACACCGCAATCTGGTTGCTCTGGTTTACAGAGCCGACGCAAATTGCTTGGGTGTTATATGGTCAAGCCTCACGGGCAATTAGTATTGGTTAGCTCAACGCCTCACAGCGCTTACACACCCAACCTATCAACGTCGTAGTCTTCGACGGCCCTTCAGGGAACTCAAGGTTCCAGTGAGATCTCATCTTGAGGCAAGTTTCCCGCTTAGATGCTTTCAGCGGTTATCTTTCCCGAACATAGCTACCCGGCAATGCCACTGGCGTGACAACCGGAACACCAGAGGTTCGTCCACTCCGGTCCTCTCGTACTAGGAGCAGCCCCTCTCAAATCTCAAACGTCCACGGCAGATAGGGACCGAACTGTCTCACGACGTTCTAAACCCAGCTCGCGTACCACTTTAAATGGCGAACAGCCATACCCTTGGGACCGGCTTCAGCCCCAGGATGTGATGAGCCGACATCGAGGTGCCAAACACCGCCGTCGATATGAACTCTTGGGCGGTATCAGCCTGTTATCCCCGGAGTACCTTTTATCCGTTGAGCGATGGCCCTTCCATACAGAACCACCGGATCACTAAGACCTACTTTCGTACCTGCTCGACGTGTCTGTCTCGCAGTCAAGCGCGCTTTTGCCTTTATACTCTACGACCGATTTCCGACCGGTCTGAGCGCACCTTCGTACTCCTCCGTTACTCTTTAGGAGGAGACCGCCCCAGTCAAACTACCCACCATACACTGTCCTCGATCCGGATAACGGACCTGAGTTAGAACCTCAAAGTTGCCAGGGTGGTATTTCAAGGATGGCTCCACGCGAACTGGCGTCCACGCTTCAAAGCCTCCCACCTATCCTACACAAGCAAATTCAAAGTCCAGTGCAAAGCTATAGTAAAGGTTCACGGGGTCTTTCCGTCTAGCCGCGGATACACTGCATCTTCACAGCGATTTCAATTTCACTGAGTCTCGGGTGGAGACAGCGCCGCCATCGTTACGCCATTCGTGCAGGTCGGAACTTACCCGACAAGGAATTTCGCTACCTTAGGACCGTTATAGTTACGGCCGCCGTTTACCGGGGCTTCGATCAAGAGCTTCGCGTTAGCTAACCCCATCAATTAACCTTCCGGCACCGGGCAGGCGTCACACCCTATACGTCCACTTTCGTGTTTGCAGAGTGCTGTGTTTTTAATAAACAGTCGCAGCGGCCTGGTATCTTCGACCGGCATGAGCTTACGGAGCAAGTCCTTCACCCTCACCGGCGCACCTTCTCCCGAAGTTACGGTGCCATTTTGCCTAGTTCCTTCACCCGAGTTCTCTCAAGCGCCTTGGTATTCTCTACCCAACCACCTGTGTCGGTTTGGGGTACGGTTCCTGGTTACCTGAAGCTTAGAAGCTTTTCTTGGAAGCATGGCATCAACCACTTCGTCACCCAAAGGGTAACTCGTCATCAGCTCTCGGCCTTAAGATCCCGGATTTACCTAAGATCTCAGCCTACCACCTTAAACTTGGACAACCAACGCCAAGCTGGCCTAGCCTTCTCCGTCCCTCCATCGCAATAACCAGAAGTACAGGAATATTAACCTGTTTTCCATCGACTACGCTTTTCAGCCTCGCCTTAGGGACCGACTAACCCTGCGTCGATTAACGTTGCGCAGGAAACCTTGGTCTTTCGGCGTGGGTGTTTTTCACACCCATTGTCGTTACTCATGTCAGCATTCGCACTTCTGATACCTCCAGCAAGCTTCTCAACTCACCTTCACAGGCTTACAGAACGCTCCTCTACCGCATCACCCGAAGGTGATACCCGTAGCTTCGGTGTATGGTTTGAGCCCCGTTACATCTTCCGCGCAGGCCGACTCGACTAGTGAGCTATTACGCTTTCTTTAAAGGGTGGCTGCTTCTAAGCCAACCTCCTAGCTGTCTAAGCCTTCCCACATCGTTTCCCACTTAACCATAACTTTGGGACCTTAGCTGACGGTCTGGGTTGTTTCCCTTTTCACGACGGACGTTAGCACCCGCCGTGTGTCTCCCATGCTCGGCACTTGTAGGTATTCGGAGTTTGCATCGGTTTGGTAAGTCGGGATGACCCCCTAGCCGAAACAGTGCTCTACCCCCTACAGTGATACATGAGGCGCTACCTAAATAGCTTTCGAGGAGAACCAGCTATCTCCGAGCTTGATTAGCCTTTCACTCCGATCCACAGGTCATCCGCTAACTTTTCAACGGTAGTCGGTTCGGTCCTCCAGTTAGTGTTACCCAACCTTCAACCTGCCCATGGATAGATCGCCCGGTTTCGGGTCTATTCCCAGCGACTAGACGCCCTATTAAGACTCGCTTTCGCTACGCCTCCCCTATTCGGTTAAGCTCGCCACTGAAAATAAGTCGCTGACCCATTATACAAAAGGTACGCAGTCACAGAACAAAGTCTGCTCCCACTGCTTGTACGCATACGGTTTCAGGATCTATTTCACTCCCCTCTCCGGGGTTCTTTTCGCCTTTCCCTCACGGTACTAGTTCACTATCGGTCAGTCAGTAGTATTTAGCCTTGGAGGATGGTCCCCCCATATTCAGACAAAGTTTCTCGTGCTCCGTCCTACTCGATTTCATGACTAAGAGATTTTCGCGTACAGGGCTATCACCCACTATGGCCGCACTTTCCAGAGCGTTCCGCTAATCTCAAAGCCACTTAAGGGCTAGTCCCCGTTCGCTCGCCACTACTAAGGGAATCTCGGTTGATTTCTTTTCCTCAGGGTACTTAGATGTTTCAGTTCCCCTGGTTCGCCTCTTGCACCTATGTATTCAGTACAAGATAACCATCTTATGATGGCTGGGTTCCCCCATTCAGACATCTCCGGATCAAAGTCTGTTTGCCGACTCCCCGAAGCTTTTCGCAGGCTACCACGTCTTTCATCGCCTCTGACTGCCAAGGCATCCACCGTATGCGCTTCTTCACTTGACCATATAACCCCAAGCAATCTGGTTATACTGTGAAGACGACATTCGCCGAAAATTCGAATTTCTCAATTAAGAGAACTCACAAATTTTACCTTAGCCTGATCCGTTACCAGTGAAAGTAACGTTCAGTCTATCTTTCTATCACATACCCAAATTTTTAAAGAACGATCTAGTCAAAAGACTAGAAATCAATATTCAGAGCGAATATTCATTTCTAAACTCTCAAACGTGCGAAGCAGTTTATGGTGGAGCCAAGCGGGATCGAACCGCTGACCTCCTGCGTGCAAGGCAGGCGCTCTCCCAGCTGAGCTATGGCCCCATAACAAAATTGGTGGGTCTGGGCAGATTCGAACTGCCGACCTCACCCTTATCAGGGGTGCGCTCTAACCAACTGAGCTACAGACCCAATTTCGAGCTTGTAACTGTTAGCTCAGAGCTATCAGCTTGGAGCTTAAAGCTGCTTCTATCGTCTTCTTCAATGAATCAAGCAATTCGTGTGGGAGCTCATGGAGCAGCTGATGTCGTCGATTAAGGAGGTGATCCAGCCGCAGGTTCCCCTACGGCTACCTTGTTACGACTTCACCCCAGTCATGAATCACACCGTGGTAACCGTCCTCCCGAAGGTTAGACTAGCTACTTCTGGTGC
This window of the Pseudomonas fluorescens genome carries:
- a CDS encoding paraquat-inducible protein A; this translates as MSESVDAPGLSDLPLEDLIACHECDLLMRKPALAHGEKALCPRCGYELYAHRHNVVQRSLALVIAALLLYVPANFLPIMQLNILGQTSQDTVWSGVVGLFNTDMQGVSIVVFLCSMAIPLIKLLCQLFVLLTIRFNLGRSYGLLLYRIYHHLRDWGMLEVYLMGVLVAIVKLADMAAITVGLGLGCFIGLLLVQVWLEVVMSPHQIWQALSGEDAHAGD
- the mksE gene encoding Mks condensin complex protein MksE; protein product: MHLDLSELSQLAPIFRELFKGYHVSRRDPELYAQLSNFQDQYRTLFKALGFELVCDTRGFYYFVPDMAAAAVNKTAQRLALFTFILVEHLADQGRDPIAVLDGGSLGREELPSLLDKYRDLFIQAEVQTVEELEEKIMRRMTQLGFAGEENGVYRFLPPMHRFLDVCLSVQQDRDLAASVHSVLPLPAPVLIDEEAEAKFLATDDPLDLSEFEESEEDALARAIAEEQESDA
- a CDS encoding intermembrane transport protein PqiB → MTDLPVAKTRPASNWSAIWVLPLIALIIGGWLGWRAWSETGIEIQVRFESGEGIQANKTEVVYKGMSVGKVKTLKLDDEGNSKGVIATIEMNKDVEQYLKTSTRFWLVKPSVTLAGITGLETLVSGNYVAISPGEGEPVRKFKALAEEPPLSDAKPGLHLTIKADRLGSLNRGSPVFYKQIKVGQVKSYLLSEDQSTVELKVFIEPTYAKLVRKHTRFWNASGISIDANLSGVKVRSESLASIVAGGIAFATPENRKDSPATDPSLPFRLYEDFDAAAAGIRVKVKLSDFEGLQAGRTPVMYKGIQVGNLKALKVDPDLNSATAELTLDPLAEDYLVDGTQFWVVKPSISLAGITGLEALVKGNYIAVRPGDKGAAPKREFEARPKAPPLDLRSPGLHLVLFTDALGSIEVGSPILYKQVKVGSVQSYQFSRTRKQVVIGVHIEKEYENLVNASTRFWNVSGITLTGGLTGGIQVKSESLQTLMAGGIAFETPQTNAPLKKRIPRFRLFADHDEANKKGTLVTIKVDRADGLSSGTPVRFKGLDVGKIESVDLTDDMQAVILTARITEVPEKIARVGSQFWVVKPELGLIKTENLETLVTGKYIEVQPPAKNLGPQSKFVALAQAPEVSKQEAGLSLVLSAERRGSLKPGVPVTYREIAVGKVTGYELGQTADRVLVHILIEPKYAPLVRSGSRFWNTSGVGFDYGLFKGVTVRTESLETLIQGGIAFATPDGERMGSPARAEQTFPLFDKFEDEWLTWAPKISLGK
- a CDS encoding paraquat-inducible protein A — protein: MRAIDAGILVCTECHELNRQEPDVDEQCCTRCGAQVHTRRPNSLTRTWALLITAAIIYIPANVLPIMTVSSLGQGEPSTIMSGVIELVQHGMIPIAAVVFIASILVPTFKLVGIALLLFSVQRHQPLSARQRIWMYRFIEFIGRWSMLDIFVIAILVAVVNFGRIASVEANLGAIAFATVVILTMLAAVTFDPRLIWDNTESDDDHD
- the mksF gene encoding Mks condensin complex protein MksF, with amino-acid sequence MSQERYGIRRFALLNTAGYSLGLFPLEEPLSVYGANNLGKSASINALQFPILARMSDMSFGKYSLEQSRRFYFASDTSYILVEVNLPHGPHVIGVVGRGPGGGFGHQFFAYAGKLDLTHYQKNDTCLRQKELFSNLEKEGLKAYELKPDELRRLLVGGHTSIPLDLTLIPLRSTSEQSLKTFRALFINLLHMREITAAKLKQLFLDAFEHSLRSGSVDYIAACEEAFRDVRRMEQDYNSLVAAGPLVEALANGVKQRDVLRGKLHRLSPLLDSLLGTWSDYASARKEELTIQAEHYRREQDDLQNDQRGGTQELMRLEREISGIQRWLGELSVLKNRFALVDDVKVLEQQLLAAKDAHDELAGALAQSRQFSAEDLEERLRELEKRLKSVKQQLDHADNNSYARLREEFSQQDVERLMRLFNSALFSLPLGEHGITLDEDGQWVKSVELILDGFKGERFEVPGLSIDISHIEPPALQALADRAALRDQKERLEKELKQLKTQQAVASDRAASKTQTEALYQQVLDAQKALEDFRRTQTLSAEEGDKLEQLAQMEAAQDELKRSSDAFTERVQQLSAKLQLVGRQIADMEAKQRTLDDALRRRQLLPADLPFGTPFMDPVDDSMDNLLPLLNDYQDSWQGLLRADGQIEALYAQVRLKGVAKFDSEDDMERRLSLLINAYAHRTDEALTLGKARRAAVTDIARTLRNIRSDYDSLEHQLALFNREINKRQVSNLQSFRIVLAPNKEALKHIDQIIHSAGQYEEGETLSVFDLSQSAEQDNKNEEAKEYLARLVAANHNQLGLKDLFELAFEITKVNGQPVIHTDIDGAASNGTTMTIKALTNMYLLLHLMDRDLAGRVRLPYYLDEAADIDEKNQAALLETSLQLGFVPILASVKPQVCASVAIDLEGGSGPAGIYIDEADWKYIRRHDVVKATLNVEADEPELDAV
- the mksB gene encoding Mks condensin complex protein MksB is translated as MIEPKRVLRALAEHWALLEPLCEHFDQGTLSLNELRTQLAAQQLDSTPQDITSLLDVWIRLDILVPVAKSPNRFELNAQIHDFLAYLRREHRLGLCLEIEAYLRHLERLAGYIQDAFDVRDGHDLARQLRLLDMRVRDVLKKLDNDEQALVAVAERAKTSDRQIPLRQRYAEVLATWDEYVEPMIDLVNADGAFEQGVRKVETVLLKMLSEQQRLGHLVDDDMLLRTHARILEMQTSAQLTLRHARELLLPLREEARRHNAVTRGAALALAAIRRKGIDAVPQAAMPLFTRPQSTFLGSASQVEAYVYALARFEPKPARFPKAHKTHKTGDAPRAPRTVREMVDRCEEALPMPDLMTWLLEQEPDGATDELLYWFSRLSREKRFKRERLERREYHTHEHQVSLRSFALLSASDSASENSASIPNAS